Within Raphanus sativus cultivar WK10039 unplaced genomic scaffold, ASM80110v3 Scaffold0928, whole genome shotgun sequence, the genomic segment CTCTTCATCTGAAATCCTTCGAGGGTAAAGAAATCTCTTCTCCCTCCTCGTCTTCCTCTTCCATCCGACTCTCCAACAAACCTTAATCGACGTTTTCTTCGTCATCTAGGTTCGTCGGAGCAAGTCAACTTCAAATCGAAGTGTTCGTCGGAGCGGGTCAACTTCAGATTTTTaggagaaaatattttttgaaagatttagggtagatttagtttagatttaggaaacTTCTGTAAttaaaaatggaagtttccatattttcacGATTGCCTAGAATACGTATACTACCTACCCAGAACACCGTATAATAGGTGAGAACTGTATTCTACCTTCAGGCGTCATATATAAGGTAAAAGGTATAACAGATTATGACACGTAATGTAACCGAGCTCTGTGATTGAGTTGTGGTTATATCTCGTTTTGTAGCTGAAGGTACACCAAAGccatctttcttgattatagCGTAGCTGATTCTATCTTTGCCACGGTATAGAAGAAATGTTATGCTACGATATATAGCCTGGATATATCAGTGTTTTAAATTTAGAATCCGAACTATAAACTAAGTAGACTGCCAGAATGAGTATTCTAACTGTAGCcagaagataaaataaaatatgattcgaattttttttttaaaaaatttaaacttatatattgtcatacttatgttttctatagttttcatatttttttatatttttaaaactctatTAACTATTTTTCTCATAAAACAAGGGTAAAATATGTCTAAAATTATCAAAAGTATGAAAAGTCTTATTGTgacaaacaaaagttcaaaGTGTCTCATTTTTCCAATTCTCCCaaaaaaatattggtaaaaataataaaatctataatatttaataaattttatttttaaatataaattaaatttggaaaaaaaattactgcaccattgcacatggtgcaggaaaacacctattACATATATGAGATTTGGAGTTGAGGATTTGCGGTTAAGAGATGGAGTTTAGAAAtaattaattactaaaaatttaaaatgaaaaatttaaaattaatttcgaaagtgtttttttagttttaaatagtGTTAACCGAAAAGCCGAAATATCCAATGTGAACCTGAACGTACATGCCTAAAAAACTATATCATATCcaactttttaattttacacTTACATTTTTGTACGTATCACTTACACTAATATACATGCATTACAACCTTTCTTCAAAAATTGGAGGCCCCATTGAattgttttgaataatttgggTCAAGCCCAGCTCTCTACTCACCGCTCATAGTTTCGTCTATGATAAAATTTACTCTTTTGTGTGGCTGTCTATATGTTTCcttgttttttccttttctatttttcttttaaggCAATAGATTCGTTTCATATTTTAGAGGCTGTGGTGAGAATTTGATCGGTTTCTAGGGCTAGTAAGCTTGGAAACAAGATATTGCACATAGGTCAAGCTTTGTCTCTGTGTTAAGCTCTTGCATGAGGACTGGACACCAGCAAGATCGGTAAAGCAAACTGAGGCaatgaaaatagaaaaacttGGGTTCAACGCATGAGTTTGATAATCCAGTAcaagtatattttataagaagaagaaggaaacagAGGAAGGCCCGAAGGAGGACCAGTGAAGaatgaaagaagaaaagaagatgacgttggaatacttttatataaaatatcgAATCTGTTTTATTTAGCATGTTTGTTGTTTAGCTTTTAACATTATAAACTTGTGATGAACGCATATGAAAGTTAGCCTTAGAAACTAGAAAAAGCAAGCGCAAACTTAGCGAGAGATAAAACAAGTGCTGATTGTAATACTTTCCAATATGTTCGGTTTTGATTGGTTTGGCAGTCAAGGACAAGTCCAATTTCAAAACACGAGCAATCTCGGTTGGAACAATTTGAAGATTTTTCAAGAAAAAGTAGTGAGGGTAGTGTTTGTCTTTACCAGTTGACAAAGAAAGATCAAATTTCGAAACTAGCCAAGTTCTGCTCAAATAGCTATAAATAACAAAGCGAAAATAATCTTTAGTATACACATATGCATCTTATTCTGTAATGTGAAATTCTCAACCTCAACTGTGCAACTTCACATCAGGGTTCCTTATAGATTTTAGCCACATATCCGCCATAACTCTAGACGACAAGCTCCACAACaaatcttcatcttcttcttctttctccttcctCTTAACATTACTCTTCTTCTTACCTTTCTTACCCAATCCATACTCCACAAGCCACTGCGCCGCAGTCAACCTTCGCTTCTCCGCCTCATTGCTCTTCACTCCCCCAACGTGCAAGCTTCCCACTTTTAGCCCATCCTCCTGCTCTTCAGCCTGCACCGCCACGATAACTGTCCCTCCCACTGCCTCATATCTCCTCGTCGGGTCCCGGAGCTGCACTGTCGCAAGAACCGTCAGCGTTTTCTGCTTGCGATTCTCCTTGAGCCACTCGTCAAGCGGGATGGTGGACTCAAGTGGATTTGGCTGGCCTTTGGCAGCGGAAACCTCAAAAGGAGCATCATCCTCCACCATGTCAGCTTGAATCTTTAGTCCTTCAATCACCATTTCTTCAAGTTTCTGTAAAGAAACAGCTAAAACCTCCTCTGCTGAAGCCAATGGATTCTCCTCCACGTTCCAGATTCCTGTCATTATCCTCTCTCTTCTTCCGCTGTTCATAGCGTTAGCCATCGTTTTAACAGCTGCAACAGTTCGCGCTGCGCTTGTGTTCGCTCGCTCTTTGTTCCTCCCTTGTATGATCGCTGACGCTATGCCTTCGAAAGCCACTTGTTCCCCTGTTTTCCCCATGAGCTCGTCCATCGCCATAAGCGAACATATCTTTGAGTTAAGTTCCTTACCCGAACCCGCCATTCTATGAAACAGTTCGAATCCAGTCGCCGATCCAGCTTCAGGCAGTACCACAATCTGTCTCGAGATTTGCATTACGAGCTTAGGAGTGTCCTTCCTCCTGACCACCGTATCAAAAGGGTTCATAGAAACCAAGTATCCCCCGTCCCTTGTCTGAACAACACAGCCGATGCCTTTCCCAAGATCCGAGAGGTAATTCTCAGACTCTTCGTCTACTGATTCACCAGACCGCAGCTCGGAGATCTCCATTTTGTGCTGGTAGAATTTGAGATTCTCGGATTCTTCATCCTCAAGTAACTGAAGGAACTCCTTTGTCACAGTCTGCTCCTCTTCATCGAGCCTTGGTGACTCTGCCTCCCCTTCCCCACCATTAGTATCATCTTTCATCATAGATTCAAGCGCTTTGATCTGCTTTGCAATAGAATCTAACTCCGATAGTCTTACTATGTGCCGTGGATCATCAACATTAACAGGTTGCTCCTTCATCTCTACTACGGATATGGTTCCATCGGATTTCTCAGTTTCCAGGTCGTCATCAAACTCGACTCCTTTGTCCACAACTTCGAATTCAGGTTCTTGATCTTCTCCTTTGTCAACAACCTCAAAATCAGGTTcttgatcatcttcttttttggAATCTGGATGAGCCGGAGCTGGTTTCTCCTCCGGCTCATCCAGATTCAGATGCTCGATTCTCTGAAGATCAGATGCAGACTCCACGTCACTTGCTGGCGTCCACGCCTGGCTCTTGCTAGTCATCTTCGGGCTCGGGACACTAAACGATGTTTTCGATTGCTTTCGCCCAAAGGAACCGGAGAAATTCTTCGGTTTACTGCTCGGTTTTATCCCTAACTCACCTTGTTTACTGTAAATTCCAGCTCCACCATCTTTCTCCATGATCTGAAACCCTAGTTTCAGAACAAGTTCACCCCCTTTGGCTTTACCTGAAAGCCCCCAACTCATATCCCATTGCCTAACCCTAGCTCCTTCACAACTCATCTTCTCAACAGACTCCTGTATTAAATCGCTCAAGTCCACCACGTGTCTTCCGAACTCGAGCTCCTTAGCATCCACCGCGAAAAGATAAACCAAAAACGGCCGAGCCTCAAACTTCGCCGGAGCACCTTTCCCATTAGCCGGCGAGTAGTACACGTGGCACTTGATGAATAGAGTCTCCTCGAAATCCGCGGATCCTTGAGAAACGCGACACGGCATCGTCTGGACAGCGCCATCTTTGGTTTCCTTCTTCCTCACGCAAACCCCGAGTCGTAGACCGTTCATCGACGCGGGTAGGTTCTGTGCCGCCACGATCTCTACCGATAGCAAGCAGCTCAGCTTCTGCATTCCGATTCGGGCCAGCCCGCGGATGGGTTTCCAGTTCCATATCCCTTTTCTCTCTTCCTTGGGTTTGGATCCCACCAATGAAGAAGACTCTTCCGGTGTCTTGATGGTTATGTTCTGAGTCATATTCTCTTCCTCCTCTACATCAAGCTTGGGTCTCGACCGCCATGGAGACAGAGATAAACGCCGAGACCGTGGTTTTGGTACTGTCACATCCTCAGCAGAGGTCACGAGGGACGGTACGGAGCTGCGTGGGAGAGCGAGAGAATTAGTTCTGCGACCAACTGGTGCCTGAGGTTTCTGGTAAAGATTTTCACTTAGGGCTTCCAGTTCAGCCAGAAGCTGTGTGTTGGAACTTCGGCTGCCGGAATATTCAGCCGCCATTAATTTGTGTTTTGTCTCTGGACGAAGAAGAAGGATAAGCAGAGCAAGACGAGGGTTTGTTTAATTGGGGGAAATGAAatcaattatct encodes:
- the LOC130503333 gene encoding protein PLASTID MOVEMENT IMPAIRED 1-like is translated as MAAEYSGSRSSNTQLLAELEALSENLYQKPQAPVGRRTNSLALPRSSVPSLVTSAEDVTVPKPRSRRLSLSPWRSRPKLDVEEEENMTQNITIKTPEESSSLVGSKPKEERKGIWNWKPIRGLARIGMQKLSCLLSVEIVAAQNLPASMNGLRLGVCVRKKETKDGAVQTMPCRVSQGSADFEETLFIKCHVYYSPANGKGAPAKFEARPFLVYLFAVDAKELEFGRHVVDLSDLIQESVEKMSCEGARVRQWDMSWGLSGKAKGGELVLKLGFQIMEKDGGAGIYSKQGELGIKPSSKPKNFSGSFGRKQSKTSFSVPSPKMTSKSQAWTPASDVESASDLQRIEHLNLDEPEEKPAPAHPDSKKEDDQEPDFEVVDKGEDQEPEFEVVDKGVEFDDDLETEKSDGTISVVEMKEQPVNVDDPRHIVRLSELDSIAKQIKALESMMKDDTNGGEGEAESPRLDEEEQTVTKEFLQLLEDEESENLKFYQHKMEISELRSGESVDEESENYLSDLGKGIGCVVQTRDGGYLVSMNPFDTVVRRKDTPKLVMQISRQIVVLPEAGSATGFELFHRMAGSGKELNSKICSLMAMDELMGKTGEQVAFEGIASAIIQGRNKERANTSAARTVAAVKTMANAMNSGRRERIMTGIWNVEENPLASAEEVLAVSLQKLEEMVIEGLKIQADMVEDDAPFEVSAAKGQPNPLESTIPLDEWLKENRKQKTLTVLATVQLRDPTRRYEAVGGTVIVAVQAEEQEDGLKVGSLHVGGVKSNEAEKRRLTAAQWLVEYGLGKKGKKKSNVKRKEKEEEDEDLLWSLSSRVMADMWLKSIRNPDVKLHS